The DNA segment GGGCCGTGCGAAACGCGGAGCGGATGTTCGTCATGGGACGCGGCTCGAACCTGCTCGTGTCCGACAACGGCTTTGCGGGCGTCGTGTTGTTTACGCGGGGACTGGCGGACGTCACGCCACTGGGAGAAGACCGCTACCGGATTGCATCGGGCGTGGATCTGCAATGGCTGGTGCGCGAAATCATCGTTCCGAACAATTACGACGCGACGGGCGGCCTAACGGGGATTCCGGGTTCGGTCGGCGGGGCAATCGTCATGAACGCGGGCACGGTGAACGGCGCCACGTGCCAGTGGCTCGAATCGGTGGCCATCATGCGCGAAACCGATGACGCGCCGCAGACCTTTTTCGTCACCGAAGACGATTACGCCTATCGCAGCCAGACGTTCTGCGGCCGGCGGGATTTCGTGATCGGCGGCGTATTCCAATTTCAACCGTCGGACAGGGATCAGCGCGAGGTTTTCGCGCATTACATGGCACGGCGCCGCGATACGCAGCCGCAGGGGCTGTGCTGTGGGAGCGTGTTCAAGAATCCGCCCGGCGATCATGCGGGACGCCTGATCGAAGCATGCCGGCTCAAGGGCACGCGTGTCGGTGGCGCGGTGGTCAGCCCGCGGCATGCGAATTTCATCATGAACGAGGATCGCGCCACCTTCGACGACATCCTCGCGCTGATTGAACTCTGCAAGCAGCGCGTACATGAACAATTCGGCATCCGCCTTGAGGAAGAAGTGCGCATCATTGTGTAAGTCCAGCGGACATGGCGCCGCTTGCACTTTCGGGCGGACAAGCCTTATTCGCGGCGGATAAACGAGGTGCGGGGACGATGGCGAGAATTGAAGTCTGGCAACATGTTTATCTGCGGTTGGGCCGGGAACAGTCGCCGAACGGATTCGAGGGGCATCAAATGCTTTGTTACACGCAGCCCGGCCTTTCGGCCGTCGCGGCGCGCGAAATCGAAAAGCATCTGCTTTCTTTTCCGGTTGAATCGGCGCCCGGCGCGAAGCAGGCGTGTTTCGTACTACCGGATGGACGGCCCGTCGCGTCCAATATGGTGCGGTTGCCCGAACCCGACCGGTACGGCAGGGTTTGCTATCTTGCGCACACCGCCGTTGTGCCGCGCGCCGTTTTCGACTCCGCCGGCATGGACCCGTTTGGTCTGTTCAATGCCATTCCGTTTCTGGCGTCGGTCCGGGAGGCGGTGGCCTGTCTGAATCGCCATGGCGAGCATCCGACGGGCCGGGCTGGAAACGCCTGTCCGGCGCCGCCGGTAATGGCATAAGGCGCATACGTCCAGCCTTATCCTCTTTACCGCGGCCACGGCAAAACTCTTTTGTCCGTGGCTACTTCGGCGCATGGCCGCCAAGGCGCGCCGGGCCAGCCGGCATTGACGGACCCGCAACCGCGAATAATGTCAGGTTGGTGAATTCCGCACGGCACGAACAAGTGGCGCTTCACTCTTTTTCGGGGCTTTCGCGTGTGACGTGGAGGACGGGATAGGTCCAGCAGACGGCCATGGCGCAGAGTCCGAAGAGTCCGGCGATGGGACCGACAAGGAAGATGCCGGTGGGGTTTTCGATTGAATTTCCCCAAAAGCCCATTGTCAGCGTCGCGACATAAACGGAGAGCGCCTGGGAACCTTTCCATGCGAGGCCGCTGACGCTTTGATAGATGGCTTCGCGGCGTTCGCCGGAACGGCGCTCGTCGTAGTCAATGATTTCGCCGATCATGGGCGTCAGAAGAACGTACTGCATGCCCTGGCCGATGCCGCAATAGGCAAACAAGGCCGCGCCGAGTAGGGTCTTTACGTGGTCGCTCAAGCCGCAGACGCCGATGACGTACATCATGGGAAGGCCGGAGGTGATGATTGCGAGCGAGAGGAAGATCATCCATTTGACGGGCAGGTAACGGGACAGGCGATCGGTCAGCGCAAGAGCCAGCAGCGCGAAGACGATATACGGCGCCATGAGCAGCGAGACGGTGCTTTCGGTTCCGTGAAGCCCCACCTTGGCCCAGTACGGCAGGACGCGCTGCACCGCGAGGTAACCGAGGTTGAATAGAAAGAAAATAAGGATGTAGCGAAGGAATACGGTATTGCGCAGGGTTTGCGCGACAACGGCGAGCGGCGGGGCGATTACCGATTGATCTTCCGAGTGGTATCGTTCCCGGACGGTCCAGACGGTGAACTGGAAAAAGAGCAGCGCTATCGCCGAAAAGAGGATCGCCATGCGTTGGAATCCTTCCGGCGACACGGGGACGATGCCGTCTTCGGGCAGGGGTTCGGTCCGTGCGGGGGCGAGCAGGTCCACAAGGATGCCCGGCGCAATTTCGGCAATGGCCAGACCGACAATCATGCCGGCGGCAATCCACGTGCCGATGCGGACGCGGCCTTCTTTCGTCCGGGCGATTTCCGGGCCGAGCGCATTGAACGGCGTCGTGCACATGGCTACAAAAAGTCCCCAGTGAATGCACAGGATGGCCGTGCCGTAAAGGAAATTGGCGATGGAAGTGTGCGCAAGCGGCGGATGCCAGAACAGGATGCCGGTAACCGTTACTCCAATGGAGCCCCAGAAAATGAAGGGGCGTCGCCGGCCCGCGAGGGGAACCAGCCGCCGGCGTCCGCGGGTGTCGGTCCGGTCGGACCACAAGGCGATGAGCGGATCCGACAAGGCCGAAACGATGTAGGTGACGACGAACATCGTGCCGGCCAGGCCGATGGCGACGTATACGATGCTGCCGCCGCCGGATGGGGGCGAATAGAAATACGCGCCCCACTGGGTCATGACCTCGGTAATGAGTTGAATGGCGATGCAGCCCAGGAAAAGCGCCAGCCCCTCGATCCGTAAAAATTCACTTCCATTGTTGGATTGGGATGCAATCATGCCCGATTTTTCCATTTGTCCCCGAATTGGCTCTACGCTTCGATGAACGCCGAATCACGCCGGTGCGGAAGACTACTCGACATGCGTGCCGTCCGGAATGACAGCGTTCTTCATTACGACGACGATGCCGTCGCGGACGGCATATCCGTCGCCGTCGCAATCGGCCAGCCGTTTCGATCCGCGAATGACGACGTTCTTTCCGATGCGGGCGTTTTTATCCACGATGGCGCACGAGATGATCGAGCCTTCGCCGATGCCCATCGGAACGGCCGCGTCGGGATGGCGAACTTCGAGATAGTCCGCGCCCATGATTACGCTGCGATTGATACTTACACGATCGTTGACGAGGCTGCGGATGCCGATGACCGATCGCTGAATCGAGGCGTTGCGTATGCGGCACCCTTCGCAGACGATCGAGTCCCTGATGCGCGCGTCCTGAAAACGCGAACCGGGCAGGAGGCGCGGATGCGTATAAAACAGGCGATCCTGATCGAACATGCGGAACGGCACATTGGGCGATACCATGCGCATGTGGACTTCGTAATACGAGCGCACGGTGCCGATGTCTTCCCAGAATCCATCGAAGGGATGCGCGAAAACCCTGCGTTCTCGCAGCGAGTAGGGGATGACGTGCTTGCCGAAATCAATCCAATCCGGACGTTCGCGAAGGATGGTTTCGAGGACGCCGGCGCGAATCAGGTAAATGCCCATCGAGGCCAGATAGCGATGATCCGTCTTCAGCCCGAAACGGGCGAACAGCGCCGGGGGCGTCGCGAGAGGCTCGAGTTGGGCGGCGGTGGCGGGTTTCTCGACAAATTCGCGGATGCGCCCGGTATTGTAGACTTTCATAATGCCGAATCCGCGCGCCGCCTGTGCCCCCACGGGCACTGTGGCGACCGTGATGTCCGCGTCGTTTTCGAGATGGGTGCGCATCAGCGTCCGGTAATCCATGCTGTACAGGTGATCGCCCGACAAAATGAGGTAATGCGACGCATCAAGGTCACGAATGTGGCGCAATTGCTTGCGGACGGCGTCCGCCGTGCCCTGGTACCAGTCGCCGCTTTCCATGGTCTGTTCCGCGGCGAGAATTTCGACGAATCCCCGTGAAAAATGGTCGAACTGGTAACTGTTGCCGATGTGCCGGTGGAGCGAGGCGCTGTTGAATTGGGTGAGGACCATGATGCGCTTGATGCCGGAATGGATGCACAGGCTCAGGGGAACATCCACGAGGCGGTAGCGTCCCAGTAGCGGAACGGCCGGTTTTGCGCGCAGGGCCGTCAGCGGATACAGGCGCGTGCCCCGGCCGCCGCCCAGGACAATCGCTCCCACCTGTTCCATGACGTCGTGTCCAATGACCAGATCCACCTGTTTCTTGGCGGATTGCCCGCCGCCTGCCTTCTTGCCTGATCCGCGTTTCACAGCGTCAGCCTCCACCAGTGAATAGCCGCTTTCCAATAGATGATTCCGGTGCACGCCATGCCCCACAGCAGCACCGTGGCGGCCAGCGGCTTGTCTTTTACCAGCGAATTGCTCGGATCGCCTCCGTCGAGGTGTTGCTGCACAAGATACAGATACCGGAACAGTCCGTAGACCACGAAGGGCAGCGTGAGATAGAGTTTGTCCGTGCCCAGCCGCAACACGACCTCCGGCGAGCAGGTGTAAATGGTATAGGTGATGAGCGTGGCCCCCGCGACGAGGATATTCAGCGAATCCAGGTAAGGAATCGTGTAATGCAAAAGCACCGGACGGTGGTCGGTAGCGCCGTCATTCAGGAACTGTATCTCATGTCTGCGCTTGCTGAATCCAAGGAAAAGCGCAAGAAACATCGTGCAGACGACCAGCCAGTTCGAAAAGGTCACCGACAGGGCGATTGCCCCGGCCATTGCGCGAATCACGAAACCGATCGCGACCACCATCACGTCCACGATGACAAGCCGTTTCAATACAAGGCTGTACAGGATGATAAGCACGACGTAGAAGGCCAGAATCGCGCAGAACCTCAGGTTGAGTTGCAGGGCCAGCACGGCCGCCGCCGCCAGAAGCGCCGCAATCATCGCTTTCGCCGTTCCCGTGCCCAAGGCGCCGCTGGCCAGCGGGCGCGTGCATTTTTCGGGATGCGCCCGATCGTTTTCGATGTCCATGAGATCGTTGAACAGATAGATCGCGCTCGATGCCGCGCAGAACGCCGCAAAGGCAATGACGCTTCGTAGACATTGGGCCGGAATTTGGAGTTGCTGCGCGAATAGAAGCGCCGCGAACACCAGCAGGTTCTTCGACCACTGATAGACGCGAAGGGCTTTGACTATCGTACCGATCATTGTGTGCGCCACCGATAACGGAACGCATTGTGCCCCACCCCTGCGAAAAGAATCAAGAGGATTTTCCTGCCCGTTTTTATTGGCTTGTTGGACCCGTGGCCGGATTCTTTTCCGGATCGGGCGCTATGGCCTGTTTACCGGAGCCGCAAAGACGCGCACGTAACCATCGGAGGCCGCGCAGGCGATCTCGCAACGTCCGTCGCTATCGAGATCGGCGATAATGGGCGCTCCCACAACCGCTGGAAGGTCTTCGCTTTTCCAGAGGATTTGTCCTGTCGTGCCGTTATCCCCCACCGCCATCAACTGTCCGTGGCTTGTGCCGAACACAAACTCGAAACGGCCATCGCCGTCAATGTCGCACGCCGCGGCATCCGAGCAGGCCGCATCAACCGGGAGTTCCCAGCGGACTTGGCCCGTGGCGGCATCGAGACACGCAAAGCGCCCGTTTTGGCGTCCAAACCCCATAAGCCATGTGCCGTCGGACGCCCGCATAAAGGCTTCCATACCCGAGCGATTCTCGCCGACACGCGGCAGCGTGTGCCACAGGGGATCGGCGTTCAACGTCATGCCCGCTTGGAAATAGTGCCCTGCCACAAGGCATGCCACCGGCGGCTGACCCTTTCGTTCCAATATAGCCGGATAGGTGTACAGCCCCTGGCTGGGTTGCTTGAAAATTTCGGGCGGATATAGGGGCCCCAACAGCGGAGCGCCGGTTGGGCCGTCCGCGATGCAGTAGTAGTCCGGGTTGGTGAATAGGAGGTCTTCTTTGCCGTCATGGTTGAAATCGAACGTGGAAGCGAAGTTGACGCTGGGTCCCCAGTAACGCTCGATATTCGGCGATTCGCCCTTGTCCCACAAGATGGCGCCCGTTTGCCCGTCCATGCCGGCGCTGCGCACGATGGGCGCCCCGGCCCAGACGTACAGATCGGGTGTTGTTTTTCCGGTTAGGCGGATTGTCCTTGCGTATGCCTTGCGGGGTTGCGGAAGTCCCGTTCGATCGGAAGGCGGAAAAACCGTTTGCCACAGTTGTTTGTTTTCGAGCGCCGGCGAGACGACTTCAACCATGGGAGTTTGCCCGGCAGCGACATGAACGAGCGCCAAGTCGGTTTTGCCGTCGCCGTTGAAGTCGGCGAAGGCGGGCGGCGCGGAACTCTCGTATTCAGCCAGAGGCGAGAGGATCCCGGTCTCCCAATGCAAGACGCGCATGCGTGGTTCCTGATAGACAATCAGTTCATTGATGCCGTCGCTATTGACATCGGCGGCGAGCAACGTGGGCAACGGTGGACCTTGCGTCGCGGGAATCGCGCTGCAATCCGGTTTTTCTTCCTGTGCGGGAGGGCGCCACGGCGTGGTATGCGCCGCGCCGTCCGCGTCAAGCGCCAGCACGAGGACCGCGCCATCGCGTTCAATATGCGCTTGGGCCTTGTGCGGCAGGACCTTTGCCGTGTCGTCGCTCCACACCGGCGCCAACGCCCCGTCCTTCACCTTCAGCGCATGCGCTCCGGACAAGACCGTCTGGCTCGGATCGGAACTCGCATTGCCAAGAATTTCCACCATGGTATCGCCATCGAGATCGGCGCAAGCCGCGACGATCATGCCGGCATACCGGTACTTGACCGCGCCCGATACGGCATCGTACACGCGGACTTGCCACGCACGGTCGTTTTCGGCATTGAACATCGAAAGGACGATTTCATATCGCCCGTCGCCGTCTATGTCCGCGTGGGGCGGTTCAGCCCAAACCGTCGCCACTTTGCCGGTCGTCACACTTTCCGGCCAACCGTAATGCCATGCCTTTTCGAGTTTTCCGCCCCGGTTCAACAGGACTTCATGATGTTGTGCGAAATTCGCGATGCACAGGAAATCCTCGCGTCCGTCTTTGTCGAGGTCAACGAATTCGACATGGCCATAGCTGCGAACATTGCCTGGTGAAACATCCCATTCCAGGAATTGCTTGACGGCCCCGGTAACCGCATCGAGAAGCCACATCCGGCTATGGGTTTCGACCGCGAGTTCCTTTACGCCGTCGCCGTCCAGATCGGTTTGGAGAAAAGACGGAAAACAGGTGTATTCGGAAAAGTCGTACCGCCATTTCTGTTGCGGAGGCTCGCCGGAATGGGGCGAGGCAAACAAGGCCATGTATCCGTTGTCCTTGTCCGGCGGATAGGCGTGCACGATGACGGCGATTTGCTTGGATGCCGTATCGGGGAGGTAATCGCCCGCGTAAAGATACCATGCGTACGACATGGGTTCGACATCGTATCGCCAGCGCACCGCGCCGTCGGCCAACGAGACGATCACCGCAGCCCCAAACGGTTCCGCGGGGCGTCCCGCGGACAGCAAGATGTCGGGTTGTCCATCGCCGTCGAAATCATCGGCCGATACGATCGTGGTAAAGTTGAGGCCGGATGGATGAGATGTCCACAACAGCGCGCCGGAGGGTTCGTACGCGTGGAGCGCGCCGGCCACGACGGCCAACGCCCGCGGACCGTGGGCTCCTTTCACGATCGTGAGCGGCGGCTGTGAACGGCCCAAGTCGAATTTCGCGTCGCATTCAGGCGCGGCGCGCATCGCGCCCGGCATGGGTTGGCAGGCCGTCAAATGAGCGTTCTGGCGCACTTCCGGCCAATCGCCGGGAGCCGAAACGAGCCACGACATGAAAAACGACGCCAGTGCAAACATGCCTTGTATTTTCTCATTACGCGATGGTCCATGCCAATCTCGTGCTTGGTAATCGTGCATGAAACGCACAAACGGCTAAAGCAGGTTGTTGGATATCCGCCATACGGGGATGCGCCTGTCCTGATTTACGCCATGGGCTGAACTCGTATCGAACGGCCCAATCGGGTATTATCGCGGCGGGTCCGGCTGCGATGCGCAACCGGCGTGTTTTCGGGATGAGGGCGTGTATGAACGACTCGGTGTTTTCCGCCCGGCAGGCGGCCAATGCCCGCGAGCGATGGGCGCTGGCGGCCATCGTGTTGTTGGGTTTGGCGCTGCGCCTGCTCTGGTTGGGGTCGCGTCCCTATTGGCAGGACGAAGTGCATGGCCTGATCGCCGGCGAAGATCTCCTGAAAATGTTCCAGGGCAACATGCTGGCGAATCATCCGCCGCTGACCTATGTGCTGGTTCAGGCGTGGCGTTGGCTGGGAATGGACCACACCGAATGGACGATGCGCCTCCTTCCGGCGTTGACGGGCACGGCGACCTTGGTTGCGGTGTATTTTTTGGGCAAGCGTCTGGGAGGCGTGCGCGCAGGCCTTGCCGCGGCATTCCTGCTCGCGGTCAATCCCCTGCATGTGCACCATTCCCAAGAACTCAAGGAATATATTTACCTTCCGGGCGTGGTGTGCGTCATGGGCTACTGCCTGTTCGAAGCCGCCGAAAGCAACCGGCCCCGGTGGTGGGCCGCCTATGCCTTTACGGCCGGTCTGGCATGTCATACCGAACTGTTCGCCGCCCCGTTGCTGGTGGCGCTCAATCTGTGGATGCTGATCCGGCTGCGCAAACACGGGAATCGTTTCACGGGCTGGATCCTCGGAAATGCCGGGGGGGCGTTGTTGGTCGCGCCGGTGCTGCCCCTGATCCTCAAAAAAACGCAGGACACGCTTTTGTTGGCGCCGGACTGGTGGGTCCCGGCGCCGAATCCCATGACGTTCCTGTTTTTCCTTAAGGCCATTGCATTCGGCTATTCGGATCTGAAGCCCTATTTCTATTTCGCCATGATCCTGTTCCATCTGCTCGTGGCCGCCGGATTCGTCGTGGTATGGAAACGCAACCGGTACGCGGCGTTGTTTCTGGGCATGTGGTTTGTGCTGCCGGTCCTCATGATTTACGCGCTGTCCCACGTCACCCAGAGCGCATTTCTGATTCGTTCGATGATCCCGTATGCCATGGCGCTCTTCGTGCTTGCGGGCATGGCGGTCGCGGCCTTTCGGCCGGCCTCGTTGGGGATCGCCGCGGCAGGAACGGTGGCGTTGATCGGGGCCTTTTCGCTGAATGAACGTTACCACGAGCGTTTTCCGCTCCATGAAATGCCGCACCGGCCGGGCGTGCATCCCGCGATGGACTCGGACCGCGCGGCCCGGTTCATTGCGGACCGGTGGCAGGAGGGCGACGTGGTTGTCCACGGCGGCGTGGCGTCGTATCTGCCCTTTTACTGGTACGGCTTCCGCGAACGGCTGATGTATACCGGATCGCCCAGCGCGGCCTTTCGGAAATATGTGGAACGAAGCACGCCGCGCAACACGGACGATGTGGTGATGGACCGCTATTTTCCGCATTTCCCCTATCCCGTCGTGAAGGACAAGCGCCGGATTTGGTTCGTTTTCGCGGAATGGGAACGGGAACATTTCCCGAAAAATCCCATGGATACCTGGCGATGGATGGATGCGCATCTCGTCGAAACGCTTCATCAGTCCTTCAAGAACATCGAAGTGTTCCTCTACGTCAACAATGCCGCGGGCGAACCCATCCATGCGATCGCGCGCACCCGCGACGACGGCGTCTCCGCCGATTTGACGTATGCCGGCGCCATGAATGGGCCGTATACCAAGACACGCCCGGATGCGGGACTGGTTGCGTGTCCCATCGAGGCGCGCCGGGGAAACCTGGAGTTGCGCTTCGATGACGCGGCCGGCGGAGAACCGTTCCGCATGGTTTCCGGCGACGCCCCGGCGCGCACCATCGGTTTTGCCATCGAAAACCGATCCGGGGCGCCTGTTCACTGCGAAGTCCACCTGGTCGCCTCGGATGTCCTGGTGGATTTGGCGTCGCTGATCGAAAACAATCCCGAGCGCGACGTCTGGCGAATTGCCCCACTGTACAACACGGAGCCGCCGCCAAGGGAATACGAGATTTCCGTGCCCTCGGCCACCTTGCGATCCGGCGCGGATACTCTTCTGGGCGACGTGGCGCTGCCCGCCGGGGAATTCATTCCGATGATCTATGTGCTGGGGACTCCGGGCGAGAGGGCCGCGTCGCGCGCCGAATTCGACGTGTGGATTGGCAACAGCAACCTGTTTGGGCCGGAGTTGCGAAACCGCGAGGACCTTGGCGGATGGCATTGGGTCCGTTCGCAGCCGGTTGCCATTCCGGAAGGATTGTCCACGATTCCGATACGGGTGGAGGCGAGGCCCAACCCAGGCCTGCCGGAAAGTTATGTGAACATCGGTTGGCTGGCCCTGATCAAAACCACGCGCATGAAGGACATGCGGCCCGAAAGCCCCGTTTGTACGGCATGGCCCGGAGAAATCGTCGTGCCGGCCCGGCAAACCTACCGCGCAAGGGTCGAAATTGAGGCCGATATCCCCCGTGTGGACATTTGGGTCTATGAACACGGCGAAGACGGACGCGCCTACCGGATTTTCAGACTGTTGCAATGAGTTGACGATCCCTTTTTTCCCCATTTCTATGGAATTGGAGGGGAGGGGCGAGATTTGTCCAAGGGAGTCCATTCCGATCCATTCATTCCTTGCCACTTCATCTTACCCCTGTTTATTGAGCCAAATGTGTATATTTAAAAACGTGGGGATTAATTCAGGGCGTTTTCAAAAAATGAAAGAATATCGAAAAAAAAGAAATCTGTTGACATCTGGAATTTTTTGATATAAAATTCAAGTAGAAAAGTGTGTTTCTAGTAGGCTCCAATGTGCCGACAGGAAACTGGGCTGCGGCACAGGAGATATGATGGGCCTAGATGTTTCATGCGGCCAATACGCGCGAGGTTTGCATTCTCTTCTTTGTTTGGTGTTCCTGACGTTCGTTTCGGTGGGCGAGGGGTTGGCCGATTCCGGAATCTGGTTTGTTGACAAGGACAATGCGTCCGGTGCGCAGGATGGCCGATCATGGGCCACGGCCCATGCCGGCCTTCAGGACGCCATCAACGCCGCTTCCGCCGACGGGGGCGAGATATGGGTCGCGGAAGGAACCTATGCGCTAATCGTCATGCAGCCGTCAGTGCATCTTTATGGCGGTTTTTCAGGAACTGAGACTTTGCGGGATCAGCGGGACTGGACGGCTTACGCCACCATCATTTCAGGTGGCGCTCCATGCGTGACGGGAGCGGATGCCTCGACGCTCGACGGATTCCGCATCCAGTCCGGCACACCGGGCATGCAAGTCGCTTCGGGTGCGCCCGCCATTCGCAACTGTGTGTTTTCGGGGAACGTGGCGTATGGGACGCCAGCCGGCCCGCCCAGTATGGGAACCTACGGCAACGGGGCTCCGGGAGGCAGCGCAACCAACTGGGGTCTGATCGTTTCCGGCGGCGCGCCCATCGTCGAAAATTGCCTCTTTTCCGGCAACGGCGCCTACGGCGCGCCAGGCGGAAACGGCGTGGGCAGCGGGTACTGCGTGACGTTCTATGGCGGCCCGGGCGGCAATGCCGGCGGCGGCGGTGTGCTTGTCAGTTCATCCGGCGCCGCAAGTTTCGTCAACTGCGTGTTCTACAATAATTTTGCCTATCCCGGCGCAGGCGGTTCCGGCACATGCAGCGTGGTGTGCGGTTGCGCCGGTGATGGCCTTGACGGTCAGGTATCGAGCACAGGCGCGATCTGGTTCGCCGGCACGGCGATGTCCGTGATGAACTGCACATTCGTAAACAACACCAGAGGGGTCGTCAATGCGTCGGTCCATGCCGCCGGCATTGTCAATTCGATCATGTGGACGGGCGGCATATCGAACACATCCACGGGCGCGACCTCCATCGCCTACTCGAACGTGCAGGGTGGATATGCCGGCACGGGCAACATCACCAGCAATCCCCATTTCGTCAATGCGGCCACCGGTGATTTCCGGCTGACAGAGGACTCGCCGTGTATTGACGCGGG comes from the Candidatus Hydrogenedentota bacterium genome and includes:
- a CDS encoding glucose-1-phosphate adenylyltransferase, translating into MKRGSGKKAGGGQSAKKQVDLVIGHDVMEQVGAIVLGGGRGTRLYPLTALRAKPAVPLLGRYRLVDVPLSLCIHSGIKRIMVLTQFNSASLHRHIGNSYQFDHFSRGFVEILAAEQTMESGDWYQGTADAVRKQLRHIRDLDASHYLILSGDHLYSMDYRTLMRTHLENDADITVATVPVGAQAARGFGIMKVYNTGRIREFVEKPATAAQLEPLATPPALFARFGLKTDHRYLASMGIYLIRAGVLETILRERPDWIDFGKHVIPYSLRERRVFAHPFDGFWEDIGTVRSYYEVHMRMVSPNVPFRMFDQDRLFYTHPRLLPGSRFQDARIRDSIVCEGCRIRNASIQRSVIGIRSLVNDRVSINRSVIMGADYLEVRHPDAAVPMGIGEGSIISCAIVDKNARIGKNVVIRGSKRLADCDGDGYAVRDGIVVVMKNAVIPDGTHVE
- the murB gene encoding UDP-N-acetylmuramate dehydrogenase, with translation MKTPPFDFAKPDYPLAPETFYKVGGPAEWALFPRNAGEAAQAFAWAVRNAERMFVMGRGSNLLVSDNGFAGVVLFTRGLADVTPLGEDRYRIASGVDLQWLVREIIVPNNYDATGGLTGIPGSVGGAIVMNAGTVNGATCQWLESVAIMRETDDAPQTFFVTEDDYAYRSQTFCGRRDFVIGGVFQFQPSDRDQREVFAHYMARRRDTQPQGLCCGSVFKNPPGDHAGRLIEACRLKGTRVGGAVVSPRHANFIMNEDRATFDDILALIELCKQRVHEQFGIRLEEEVRIIV
- a CDS encoding glycosyltransferase family 39 protein — its product is MNDSVFSARQAANARERWALAAIVLLGLALRLLWLGSRPYWQDEVHGLIAGEDLLKMFQGNMLANHPPLTYVLVQAWRWLGMDHTEWTMRLLPALTGTATLVAVYFLGKRLGGVRAGLAAAFLLAVNPLHVHHSQELKEYIYLPGVVCVMGYCLFEAAESNRPRWWAAYAFTAGLACHTELFAAPLLVALNLWMLIRLRKHGNRFTGWILGNAGGALLVAPVLPLILKKTQDTLLLAPDWWVPAPNPMTFLFFLKAIAFGYSDLKPYFYFAMILFHLLVAAGFVVVWKRNRYAALFLGMWFVLPVLMIYALSHVTQSAFLIRSMIPYAMALFVLAGMAVAAFRPASLGIAAAGTVALIGAFSLNERYHERFPLHEMPHRPGVHPAMDSDRAARFIADRWQEGDVVVHGGVASYLPFYWYGFRERLMYTGSPSAAFRKYVERSTPRNTDDVVMDRYFPHFPYPVVKDKRRIWFVFAEWEREHFPKNPMDTWRWMDAHLVETLHQSFKNIEVFLYVNNAAGEPIHAIARTRDDGVSADLTYAGAMNGPYTKTRPDAGLVACPIEARRGNLELRFDDAAGGEPFRMVSGDAPARTIGFAIENRSGAPVHCEVHLVASDVLVDLASLIENNPERDVWRIAPLYNTEPPPREYEISVPSATLRSGADTLLGDVALPAGEFIPMIYVLGTPGERAASRAEFDVWIGNSNLFGPELRNREDLGGWHWVRSQPVAIPEGLSTIPIRVEARPNPGLPESYVNIGWLALIKTTRMKDMRPESPVCTAWPGEIVVPARQTYRARVEIEADIPRVDIWVYEHGEDGRAYRIFRLLQ
- a CDS encoding MFS transporter gives rise to the protein MIASQSNNGSEFLRIEGLALFLGCIAIQLITEVMTQWGAYFYSPPSGGGSIVYVAIGLAGTMFVVTYIVSALSDPLIALWSDRTDTRGRRRLVPLAGRRRPFIFWGSIGVTVTGILFWHPPLAHTSIANFLYGTAILCIHWGLFVAMCTTPFNALGPEIARTKEGRVRIGTWIAAGMIVGLAIAEIAPGILVDLLAPARTEPLPEDGIVPVSPEGFQRMAILFSAIALLFFQFTVWTVRERYHSEDQSVIAPPLAVVAQTLRNTVFLRYILIFFLFNLGYLAVQRVLPYWAKVGLHGTESTVSLLMAPYIVFALLALALTDRLSRYLPVKWMIFLSLAIITSGLPMMYVIGVCGLSDHVKTLLGAALFAYCGIGQGMQYVLLTPMIGEIIDYDERRSGERREAIYQSVSGLAWKGSQALSVYVATLTMGFWGNSIENPTGIFLVGPIAGLFGLCAMAVCWTYPVLHVTRESPEKE
- a CDS encoding decaprenyl-phosphate phosphoribosyltransferase, whose translation is MIGTIVKALRVYQWSKNLLVFAALLFAQQLQIPAQCLRSVIAFAAFCAASSAIYLFNDLMDIENDRAHPEKCTRPLASGALGTGTAKAMIAALLAAAAVLALQLNLRFCAILAFYVVLIILYSLVLKRLVIVDVMVVAIGFVIRAMAGAIALSVTFSNWLVVCTMFLALFLGFSKRRHEIQFLNDGATDHRPVLLHYTIPYLDSLNILVAGATLITYTIYTCSPEVVLRLGTDKLYLTLPFVVYGLFRYLYLVQQHLDGGDPSNSLVKDKPLAATVLLWGMACTGIIYWKAAIHWWRLTL
- a CDS encoding FG-GAP-like repeat-containing protein — translated: MFALASFFMSWLVSAPGDWPEVRQNAHLTACQPMPGAMRAAPECDAKFDLGRSQPPLTIVKGAHGPRALAVVAGALHAYEPSGALLWTSHPSGLNFTTIVSADDFDGDGQPDILLSAGRPAEPFGAAVIVSLADGAVRWRYDVEPMSYAWYLYAGDYLPDTASKQIAVIVHAYPPDKDNGYMALFASPHSGEPPQQKWRYDFSEYTCFPSFLQTDLDGDGVKELAVETHSRMWLLDAVTGAVKQFLEWDVSPGNVRSYGHVEFVDLDKDGREDFLCIANFAQHHEVLLNRGGKLEKAWHYGWPESVTTGKVATVWAEPPHADIDGDGRYEIVLSMFNAENDRAWQVRVYDAVSGAVKYRYAGMIVAACADLDGDTMVEILGNASSDPSQTVLSGAHALKVKDGALAPVWSDDTAKVLPHKAQAHIERDGAVLVLALDADGAAHTTPWRPPAQEEKPDCSAIPATQGPPLPTLLAADVNSDGINELIVYQEPRMRVLHWETGILSPLAEYESSAPPAFADFNGDGKTDLALVHVAAGQTPMVEVVSPALENKQLWQTVFPPSDRTGLPQPRKAYARTIRLTGKTTPDLYVWAGAPIVRSAGMDGQTGAILWDKGESPNIERYWGPSVNFASTFDFNHDGKEDLLFTNPDYYCIADGPTGAPLLGPLYPPEIFKQPSQGLYTYPAILERKGQPPVACLVAGHYFQAGMTLNADPLWHTLPRVGENRSGMEAFMRASDGTWLMGFGRQNGRFACLDAATGQVRWELPVDAACSDAAACDIDGDGRFEFVFGTSHGQLMAVGDNGTTGQILWKSEDLPAVVGAPIIADLDSDGRCEIACAASDGYVRVFAAPVNRP